One part of the Anaeromyxobacter sp. Fw109-5 genome encodes these proteins:
- a CDS encoding NAD(+)/NADH kinase, whose translation MEDQSCPVPRRIGIVHKVSSAEASETAHFVEQFLRSKGVDVVTDEAEVGRVADLVVVLGGDGTLIHAARLLGGRPVPILGVNMGNLGFMTEVPQGELYPALERVLAGDALVSERMKLRVHLHRGGRPERDVDAEVLNDVVIGKGALARMAELDARCAGGYLATYKADGIIVATPTGSTAYALAANGPIVYPTMRGMILAPICPHTLTQRPIVLPDELSVQIVLMNDSEVYLTLDGQKGVRIAKGDLVQVKQSSNRVLLVRNPNLDYFGILRAKLRWGER comes from the coding sequence ATGGAAGACCAGTCGTGCCCCGTGCCCCGGCGCATCGGCATCGTCCACAAGGTCAGCTCGGCGGAGGCGTCGGAGACGGCGCACTTCGTGGAGCAGTTCCTCCGCTCGAAGGGCGTCGACGTCGTCACGGACGAGGCGGAGGTCGGCCGGGTCGCCGACCTCGTCGTCGTGCTCGGCGGCGACGGCACCCTCATCCACGCCGCGCGCCTGCTCGGCGGCAGGCCGGTGCCGATCCTGGGCGTGAACATGGGCAACCTCGGGTTCATGACCGAGGTGCCCCAGGGCGAGCTGTATCCGGCCCTCGAGCGGGTGCTCGCGGGCGACGCGCTGGTGTCCGAGCGCATGAAGCTGCGCGTCCACCTGCACCGCGGCGGCCGGCCGGAGCGCGACGTGGACGCCGAGGTGCTGAACGACGTGGTCATCGGCAAGGGCGCGCTCGCGCGGATGGCGGAGCTCGACGCGCGCTGCGCGGGCGGCTACCTCGCGACGTACAAGGCGGACGGGATCATCGTCGCGACCCCCACCGGCTCCACCGCGTACGCGCTGGCCGCGAACGGGCCCATCGTCTATCCCACCATGCGCGGCATGATCCTCGCGCCCATCTGCCCGCACACGCTCACGCAGCGGCCGATCGTGCTGCCCGACGAGCTGAGCGTCCAGATCGTCCTCATGAACGACTCGGAGGTGTACCTCACCCTCGACGGGCAGAAGGGCGTGCGGATCGCGAAGGGAGATCTCGTGCAGGTGAAGCAGTCGTCGAACCGGGTCCTGCTCGTGCGGAACCCGAACCTCGACTACTTCGGCATCTTGCGCGCAAAGCTCCGCTGGGGCGAGCGGTGA
- the priA gene encoding primosomal protein N', whose translation MLVEVAVAAAVRGTFTYRVPPALTPAIALGQRVAVPFGKSRRATGYVVGFPAEAPDGLALRDVTEVLDRLPPFTPKLVELIRWAEEYYLVPPGELLRAALPPGLNARGGAAGPARRGVEYAAPEPGAGDALPSLSRSRAQRSVLEYLLARGRIPVEELRAAFPNGRPALTALARRGLVRLEREAPVARGGLLAASAAPPELTPAQAAALEAIAGASGAFAPFLLHGVTGSGKTEVYLQAIARARAAGRGALVLVPEIALTPQLAGRFRARFGDEVALLHSGLSPAERHAEWQRLRTGEARICVGVRSAIFAPVQDLAIVVVDEEHEGSFKQEDGPAYHARDLAVVRAKLEGAVVVLGSATPSLETLENARRGRYRLLELPSRVDDRPMPEVELVDLSKLRRSGRDVGAGLVSPRLAEALAATVAAGQQAILFLNRRGYETLVVCEACGEEARCTDCAVSLTHHARRGILLCHYCGRTERMGGRCPACGGPRVGVGVGTEQVEEAVRGLLPGARVARLDRDAVGTAEETAALLARFARRELDVLVGTQMVTKGHDFPGVTLVGVVLADTALALPDFRAAERTFQLLAQVAGRAGRGADAGRVIVQTFNPATPAVSCAAGHDYAAFAQGELDRRVRHGYPPFGRLLAARVEGSEAGARRTAEALADAARPALRGEVAMLGPAPAAIERIRGRTRWHLLFRATSAQALFRVHGALARVARRPPGGGAVRFDMDPQSML comes from the coding sequence GTGCTCGTCGAGGTCGCCGTCGCCGCCGCGGTACGCGGGACGTTCACTTACCGCGTCCCACCCGCGCTCACCCCGGCGATCGCCCTCGGGCAGCGCGTCGCCGTGCCGTTCGGCAAGAGCCGGCGCGCCACGGGCTACGTGGTGGGCTTTCCAGCGGAGGCGCCGGACGGCCTCGCCCTGCGCGACGTGACGGAGGTGCTGGACCGCCTGCCGCCGTTCACGCCGAAGCTCGTCGAGCTCATCCGCTGGGCGGAGGAGTACTACCTCGTCCCCCCCGGAGAGCTCCTGCGCGCCGCGCTGCCCCCCGGCCTCAACGCCCGCGGCGGCGCCGCCGGACCGGCGCGGCGCGGCGTGGAGTACGCCGCTCCGGAGCCCGGCGCGGGGGACGCCCTCCCTTCCCTGTCGCGCTCGCGCGCGCAGCGCTCCGTGCTCGAGTACCTGCTCGCGCGCGGGCGCATCCCCGTGGAGGAGCTCCGCGCCGCGTTCCCGAACGGCCGGCCCGCCCTCACCGCGCTCGCCCGGCGGGGCCTCGTGCGGCTCGAGCGCGAGGCGCCGGTCGCGCGCGGGGGGCTCCTCGCCGCCTCCGCGGCGCCGCCCGAGCTCACGCCCGCGCAGGCGGCCGCGCTCGAGGCGATCGCCGGCGCGTCCGGCGCGTTCGCGCCGTTCCTCCTCCACGGAGTCACCGGCTCGGGGAAGACCGAGGTGTACCTCCAGGCCATCGCCCGCGCCCGCGCCGCCGGCAGGGGCGCGCTCGTGCTCGTGCCGGAGATCGCGCTCACGCCGCAGCTCGCCGGACGGTTTCGCGCGCGCTTCGGCGACGAGGTCGCCCTGCTCCACTCCGGGCTCTCCCCCGCCGAGCGGCACGCGGAGTGGCAGCGGCTGCGCACCGGAGAGGCCCGCATCTGCGTGGGCGTCCGCAGCGCGATCTTCGCCCCCGTGCAGGACCTCGCCATCGTGGTGGTCGACGAGGAGCACGAGGGGAGCTTCAAGCAGGAGGACGGTCCCGCCTACCACGCGCGCGACCTGGCGGTGGTGCGCGCGAAGCTCGAGGGCGCGGTGGTGGTGCTCGGCTCCGCCACCCCGTCGCTGGAGACGCTGGAGAACGCCCGCCGCGGCCGCTACCGCCTCCTCGAGCTGCCGTCCCGGGTGGACGATCGGCCCATGCCCGAGGTCGAGCTCGTGGATCTCTCGAAGCTCCGCCGGTCCGGGCGCGACGTCGGCGCGGGGCTCGTCTCGCCCCGGCTCGCCGAGGCGCTCGCCGCGACGGTCGCGGCCGGGCAGCAGGCCATCCTGTTCCTGAATCGCCGTGGGTACGAGACGCTGGTGGTGTGCGAGGCGTGCGGCGAAGAGGCGCGCTGCACCGACTGCGCGGTCTCGCTCACGCACCACGCGCGTCGCGGCATCCTGCTCTGCCACTACTGCGGCCGGACCGAGCGGATGGGGGGGCGCTGCCCCGCGTGCGGCGGCCCGCGCGTCGGGGTGGGCGTGGGGACGGAGCAGGTGGAGGAGGCGGTGCGCGGGCTCCTCCCCGGCGCGCGCGTCGCGCGGCTCGACCGAGACGCGGTCGGGACGGCGGAGGAGACGGCGGCGCTGCTCGCGCGCTTCGCGCGACGCGAGCTCGACGTGCTCGTCGGGACGCAGATGGTGACGAAGGGGCACGACTTCCCCGGGGTGACCCTGGTCGGCGTCGTGCTCGCCGACACCGCGCTCGCCCTCCCCGACTTTCGCGCCGCGGAGCGCACCTTCCAGCTCCTCGCCCAGGTGGCCGGCCGCGCCGGGCGCGGCGCCGACGCGGGCCGCGTGATCGTCCAGACCTTCAACCCGGCCACGCCGGCCGTGTCCTGCGCGGCCGGCCACGACTACGCCGCGTTCGCGCAGGGCGAGCTCGACCGGCGGGTGCGCCACGGCTACCCGCCCTTCGGCAGGCTCCTCGCGGCCAGGGTCGAAGGCTCGGAGGCCGGCGCCCGCCGGACGGCGGAGGCGCTGGCCGACGCAGCCCGGCCGGCCCTCCGCGGCGAGGTCGCCATGCTCGGCCCGGCGCCGGCCGCCATCGAGCGGATCCGGGGCCGCACCCGCTGGCACCTCCTCTTTCGGGCCACGTCGGCCCAGGCCCTCTTCCGCGTGCACGGCGCGCTCGCGCGCGTCGCCCGCCGGCCGCCGGGCGGTGGAGCGGTGCGGTTCGACATGGATCCGCAGTCGATGCTGTGA
- a CDS encoding Stp1/IreP family PP2C-type Ser/Thr phosphatase yields the protein MVHPAPLSVTARGLTDVGRRRDHNEDALLVDDDLHLYVVADGMGGHAGGGTASRLAVDTIQRTLRAARARAPDAFAPELPESSPLPGVLRGAVEQACAVIHAAAQADPELAGMGTTVTAVLLDGRSAFVAHVGDSRCYLLRGARIQQVTEDHSLVNEQVKAGALTAAEAKHSRFKNIITRSVGFEREVLVDLAAFALAPGDAIVVCCDGLTNLVEDDEILRVVTEAPLEDAPPRLVALANARGGDDNITVIAVRVGPDEAP from the coding sequence GTGGTGCACCCGGCTCCGCTCTCCGTCACCGCCCGCGGCCTGACCGACGTCGGGCGGCGACGCGACCACAACGAGGACGCGCTGCTCGTCGACGACGACCTCCATCTGTACGTGGTGGCGGATGGAATGGGGGGGCATGCGGGCGGGGGCACGGCCTCGCGGCTCGCCGTCGACACGATCCAGCGGACCCTGCGGGCGGCACGCGCGCGCGCGCCGGACGCCTTCGCGCCCGAGCTCCCGGAGTCGAGCCCGCTGCCCGGCGTCCTGCGCGGGGCGGTCGAGCAGGCGTGCGCGGTGATCCACGCGGCGGCGCAAGCAGACCCCGAGCTCGCGGGGATGGGGACCACCGTAACGGCCGTGCTCCTCGACGGTCGCTCGGCGTTCGTGGCCCATGTGGGCGACAGCCGCTGCTACCTGCTGCGCGGCGCGCGCATCCAGCAGGTGACCGAAGACCACTCGCTCGTCAACGAGCAGGTGAAGGCCGGCGCGCTCACCGCCGCCGAGGCGAAGCACAGCCGGTTCAAGAACATCATCACGCGCTCGGTTGGGTTCGAGCGCGAGGTGCTGGTGGATCTCGCGGCGTTCGCGCTCGCCCCGGGAGACGCGATCGTCGTCTGCTGCGACGGGCTCACGAACCTCGTCGAGGACGACGAGATCCTCCGGGTCGTGACCGAGGCGCCGCTGGAGGACGCGCCGCCGCGGCTCGTCGCCCTCGCGAACGCGCGCGGGGGCGACGACAACATCACCGTGATCGCGGTCCGGGTCGGCCCAGACGAGGCCCCCTGA
- the recN gene encoding DNA repair protein RecN, with product MLTTLRISGFAIVDAIEVRFGPGLNVLTGETGAGKSILVNALHLVLGGRMTGEVLRDGAEEAVVEALFELPDDHRVLARLEAAGLPRSAGGGAGGSAELLVRRVAARGGRGRAFVNGALCTVSMLEEALRGLVDVSGQHEHVSLLDPSTHTEILDAFAGLLRPSDARVAGGAGSSLLRYRAAHAALAALVRERESLAADEGERARRADYLAFQLRELDAADPRAGELEALEDERRVLASAEKLRDAARAGEALAYGEEGSASERVAQAARALAEAGLLDRRLEGPLALLRSAAVELEEAGRELGRYADAVGGDPERLVVVEDRLELLRALARKHGGSLDAAIARRAAMREELARLSGGGERLRDLGPEIDARAAAALAAAAELTKARGEAARAFADAVRAELQGLAMGRCRLEVAMLAPEAGVDVGGKRLGPTGAERAELLLAPNPGEPPRPLARIASGGELSRVLLAVKRTLARNDPVATYVFDEVDAGIGGAVAEAMGRVLADVARGRQVICVTHLPQVAAFAERHHRVEKRVSAGRTATSVALLDGDDARRREIARMIAGATVTDSAIEHAGALIAAARAPLPSAERGRRAAPARAAARRVTATAPDR from the coding sequence ATGCTCACGACGCTGCGCATCTCGGGCTTCGCGATCGTCGACGCGATCGAGGTCCGCTTCGGCCCGGGGCTGAACGTGCTCACGGGAGAGACCGGGGCCGGCAAGTCGATCCTGGTGAACGCGCTCCACCTCGTCCTCGGCGGCCGGATGACGGGAGAGGTGCTCCGGGACGGCGCCGAGGAGGCGGTGGTGGAGGCGCTCTTCGAGCTGCCCGACGACCACCGCGTGCTCGCACGCCTCGAGGCGGCGGGGCTCCCCCGCTCGGCCGGGGGAGGGGCAGGGGGGAGCGCGGAGCTGCTCGTGCGGCGGGTGGCCGCGCGCGGCGGGCGCGGGCGGGCGTTCGTGAACGGCGCGCTGTGCACCGTCTCCATGCTGGAGGAGGCGCTGCGCGGGCTCGTGGACGTCTCGGGCCAGCACGAGCACGTGTCGCTGCTCGATCCGTCGACGCACACCGAGATTCTCGACGCGTTCGCCGGCCTCCTCCGGCCGAGCGACGCGCGGGTGGCGGGCGGCGCGGGATCGTCCCTCCTCCGATACCGCGCCGCCCACGCGGCGCTCGCCGCCCTCGTCCGCGAGCGGGAGTCGCTCGCCGCGGACGAGGGCGAGCGGGCGCGGCGGGCGGACTACCTCGCGTTCCAGCTGCGGGAGCTCGACGCGGCCGATCCCCGCGCAGGCGAGCTCGAGGCGCTCGAGGACGAGCGGCGCGTGCTCGCCTCCGCCGAGAAGCTGCGGGACGCGGCTCGCGCGGGGGAGGCGCTCGCCTACGGCGAGGAGGGCAGCGCCTCGGAGCGGGTGGCGCAGGCTGCGCGGGCCCTGGCGGAGGCCGGCTTGCTGGACCGTCGCCTCGAGGGACCGCTCGCGCTCCTCCGCTCGGCGGCGGTCGAGCTCGAGGAGGCGGGGCGCGAGCTCGGCCGCTACGCCGACGCGGTGGGCGGCGATCCCGAGCGGCTCGTCGTGGTCGAGGACCGGCTCGAGCTCCTGCGCGCGCTCGCGCGCAAGCACGGGGGCTCCCTGGACGCAGCGATCGCCCGGCGCGCCGCGATGCGCGAGGAGCTCGCCCGGCTCTCCGGCGGAGGCGAGCGGCTGCGCGACCTCGGCCCCGAGATCGACGCGCGCGCGGCGGCGGCGCTGGCCGCCGCAGCCGAGCTGACGAAGGCGCGCGGCGAGGCGGCGCGCGCCTTCGCGGACGCGGTGCGCGCCGAGCTGCAGGGGCTCGCGATGGGGCGCTGCCGCCTGGAGGTGGCGATGCTCGCGCCCGAGGCGGGGGTGGACGTCGGCGGCAAGCGCCTCGGCCCCACCGGCGCCGAGCGGGCCGAGCTGCTCCTCGCGCCGAACCCGGGCGAGCCGCCCCGACCTCTCGCAAGGATCGCCTCCGGAGGCGAGCTCTCGCGCGTGCTGCTCGCCGTGAAGCGAACCCTCGCGCGCAACGATCCCGTGGCGACCTACGTCTTCGACGAGGTCGACGCCGGCATCGGCGGCGCGGTGGCGGAGGCGATGGGGCGCGTCCTCGCGGACGTCGCGCGCGGGCGGCAGGTCATCTGCGTGACCCATCTCCCCCAGGTCGCCGCCTTCGCGGAGCGTCACCATCGGGTGGAGAAGCGCGTGTCGGCGGGCCGCACGGCGACGTCGGTGGCGCTGCTCGACGGCGACGACGCGCGGCGCAGGGAGATCGCCCGCATGATCGCGGGGGCGACCGTGACCGACTCCGCGATCGAGCACGCCGGCGCCCTCATCGCCGCGGCTCGCGCGCCGTTGCCGTCGGCGGAGCGGGGCCGGCGTGCTGCGCCCGCGCGGGCCGCAGCCCGTCGCGTCACCGCGACGGCCCCAGATCGTTAG
- a CDS encoding YqiA/YcfP family alpha/beta fold hydrolase: MLLYLHGFASGPSSHKARVLSERFAALGEPLHVPDLTPGPDGFERCSPSSMLAVAEAALGGAEAPHAIIGSSLGGYLAALAASRDPSVERLVLLAPAFRLFERWRARLGPADLEAWRAAGLETMHYASGRTRRIGFQFFEDAAGYPAFPEVRVPTLCIAGTRDDTVPFEDVEAFVARTPTARLVAVDDGHELAASLDRIFEEARSFLGVPAS, encoded by the coding sequence GTGCTCCTCTACCTCCACGGCTTCGCGTCGGGCCCCTCCTCTCACAAGGCGCGCGTCCTCTCCGAGCGGTTCGCGGCGCTCGGCGAGCCGCTGCACGTCCCGGATCTCACCCCCGGGCCGGACGGCTTCGAGCGCTGCTCCCCGTCCTCCATGCTCGCCGTCGCCGAGGCGGCGCTCGGAGGCGCCGAGGCGCCTCACGCCATCATCGGCAGCTCGCTCGGCGGATACCTCGCCGCGCTGGCGGCTTCCCGGGACCCCTCGGTCGAGCGGCTCGTGCTGCTCGCGCCGGCGTTCCGGCTCTTCGAGCGGTGGCGCGCGCGCCTGGGGCCGGCGGACCTCGAGGCCTGGCGTGCGGCGGGGCTCGAGACGATGCACTACGCGTCCGGCAGGACGCGGCGCATCGGCTTCCAGTTCTTCGAGGACGCCGCCGGCTACCCCGCCTTCCCGGAGGTCCGCGTGCCCACCCTGTGCATCGCGGGGACGCGAGACGACACGGTCCCGTTCGAGGACGTCGAGGCGTTCGTGGCGCGCACGCCGACGGCACGCCTCGTCGCGGTGGACGACGGCCACGAGCTGGCCGCGTCGCTCGATCGAATCTTCGAGGAGGCTCGCTCCTTCCTCGGGGTCCCGGCGAGCTGA
- a CDS encoding M23 family metallopeptidase, translating to MAAPPKTQVFTVIVVSDHSQAIRKFRVPRRWLKNLAYGSGAIALIALLTIGHYLALLGSASENAVLKEENAQLRSQILLVQEKVAHISATLDRVERFDAKLRTAVTQLQDPERNLAIGPVGGAEVEAQIPGPAPAAEASLTALPGKLSSLETEASRQEQSLRELQEYFDDQRSLLASTPSIWPARGWVTSDFGTRLDPWTAERRMHQGLDIATPHGQPVHTPSDGTVVFAGTEGSYGKVLVIDHGYGVRTRYAHLSEIFVRAGSLVRRGDKVAAVGNTGRSTGTHLHYEVRVNGIPENPRKFILE from the coding sequence ATGGCCGCACCTCCGAAGACGCAGGTCTTCACCGTCATCGTCGTCAGCGATCACTCGCAGGCGATCCGGAAGTTCCGGGTCCCCCGGCGCTGGCTGAAGAACCTCGCCTACGGGAGCGGCGCCATCGCGCTGATCGCGCTCCTCACCATCGGTCACTACCTCGCCCTCCTCGGCTCCGCGTCGGAGAACGCGGTCCTCAAGGAGGAGAACGCGCAGCTCAGGTCGCAGATCCTGCTCGTCCAGGAGAAGGTCGCCCACATCTCGGCGACCCTCGACCGCGTCGAGCGCTTCGACGCGAAGCTCCGCACCGCCGTCACCCAGCTCCAGGATCCGGAGCGGAACCTCGCCATCGGCCCGGTGGGGGGCGCCGAGGTGGAGGCGCAGATCCCGGGGCCGGCACCGGCCGCGGAGGCGAGCCTCACCGCGCTGCCCGGCAAGCTCTCCTCGCTGGAGACGGAGGCCTCGCGGCAGGAGCAGAGCCTGCGCGAGCTGCAGGAGTACTTCGACGACCAGCGCTCGCTGCTCGCCTCCACCCCGTCGATCTGGCCGGCGCGCGGGTGGGTGACGTCCGACTTCGGCACGCGCCTCGATCCCTGGACGGCCGAGCGGAGGATGCACCAGGGCCTCGACATCGCGACGCCCCACGGCCAGCCGGTCCACACGCCGTCGGACGGCACGGTGGTGTTCGCCGGGACGGAGGGCAGCTACGGCAAGGTCCTCGTCATCGATCACGGCTACGGCGTGAGGACGCGGTACGCGCACCTGTCGGAGATCTTCGTGCGGGCGGGCTCCCTCGTCCGTCGCGGGGACAAGGTCGCCGCCGTCGGGAACACCGGCCGCTCGACCGGGACGCACCTCCACTACGAGGTGCGCGTGAACGGCATCCCGGAGAATCCGCGCAAGTTCATCCTGGAGTGA
- a CDS encoding MopE-related protein, with translation MRRILKTLIAGAALLASPAYAGRPCPDADADGYKDVACGGTDCNDAAASVNPGAAEVCGDAVDNNCSGVVDEGCSGGSGPHAGLTWTGYAMCRGCHAQQANDVFASGHYQWNGAALYNVNDAGTTQGKYQSSINSYCVNILGNWDGINAARAGACSACHVGRGLEPVAASSAAQLDNIDCLICHQDGYKRKFDATTGQMVADTAAMTITMDQAVQTLHRPTRASCLQCHAKAGGGDAVKRGDMALAQIATTDGNYDVHMATTRGDLKCTSCHAVQRHRIAGSGTDLRVVDLDVEMKCAQCHPTKETSTGHATLKVNDHVGRVACQTCHIPRYARNAADTAADEATEIHRDWAHTHNATPPIHPARTSANDLLPRYAFWNRYSNSGLLFDTPALDPATGAYPTSRPVGGINDTASKLYPFKYKTSNVPFATNRGQFIALDTSTFFATGNATQAVADGLVNMGYASSEPWTWVTSDTYQLVTHTVPPASGNVLGCASCHESTAQLNLAALGYVKKADLSVICTQCHALRAWKGYAAGHDTHVTRKQKDCSICHAFTRPERNLSTVIR, from the coding sequence ATGAGACGGATCTTGAAGACGCTGATCGCCGGCGCGGCCCTGCTGGCCTCGCCCGCCTACGCCGGGAGGCCGTGCCCGGACGCGGACGCGGACGGCTACAAGGACGTGGCCTGTGGTGGGACCGACTGCAACGACGCCGCCGCGAGCGTGAACCCGGGCGCCGCGGAGGTGTGCGGCGACGCCGTGGACAACAACTGCAGCGGCGTGGTGGACGAGGGTTGCTCCGGTGGGTCCGGCCCGCACGCCGGCCTCACGTGGACGGGCTACGCGATGTGCCGCGGCTGCCACGCGCAGCAGGCGAACGACGTGTTCGCCTCCGGCCACTACCAGTGGAACGGCGCCGCCCTCTACAACGTGAACGACGCGGGCACCACGCAGGGGAAGTACCAGAGCTCCATCAACAGCTACTGCGTGAACATCCTCGGCAACTGGGACGGGATCAACGCCGCCCGCGCCGGCGCCTGCTCGGCCTGCCACGTCGGTCGAGGCCTCGAGCCGGTGGCCGCCTCGAGCGCCGCCCAGCTCGACAACATCGACTGCCTCATCTGTCACCAGGACGGCTACAAGCGGAAGTTCGACGCCACCACCGGCCAGATGGTGGCGGACACGGCGGCGATGACCATCACGATGGACCAGGCGGTGCAAACGCTCCACCGGCCCACCCGCGCGAGCTGCCTGCAGTGCCACGCCAAGGCCGGCGGCGGCGACGCGGTGAAGCGCGGCGACATGGCGCTCGCCCAGATCGCCACCACGGACGGGAACTACGACGTCCACATGGCGACGACGCGCGGCGACCTGAAGTGCACGAGCTGCCACGCCGTGCAGCGCCACCGCATCGCGGGCTCGGGCACGGACCTCCGCGTCGTCGATCTGGACGTGGAGATGAAGTGCGCGCAGTGCCACCCCACCAAGGAGACGTCGACCGGCCACGCGACGCTGAAGGTGAACGACCACGTCGGGCGCGTCGCGTGCCAGACCTGCCACATCCCGCGCTACGCGCGGAACGCGGCGGACACCGCCGCGGACGAGGCCACCGAGATCCACCGCGACTGGGCGCACACCCACAACGCGACGCCGCCCATCCATCCGGCGCGCACCTCCGCGAACGATCTCCTGCCGCGGTACGCGTTCTGGAACCGCTACTCGAACTCCGGGCTCCTCTTCGACACGCCGGCGCTCGACCCGGCGACGGGCGCGTACCCGACCTCGCGGCCGGTGGGGGGCATCAACGACACCGCCTCGAAGCTCTACCCGTTCAAGTACAAGACCTCGAACGTGCCCTTCGCCACGAACCGCGGCCAGTTCATCGCGCTCGACACCTCCACCTTCTTCGCGACGGGCAACGCCACGCAGGCGGTGGCGGACGGCCTCGTGAACATGGGCTACGCGTCGAGCGAGCCGTGGACGTGGGTGACCTCCGACACCTACCAGCTCGTCACGCACACGGTGCCGCCGGCCTCCGGGAACGTGCTGGGGTGCGCGAGCTGCCACGAGAGCACGGCGCAGCTGAACCTCGCGGCCCTCGGCTACGTGAAGAAGGCGGACCTCTCCGTCATCTGCACGCAGTGCCACGCGCTCCGCGCGTGGAAGGGGTACGCGGCGGGCCACGACACCCACGTGACGCGGAAGCAGAAGGACTGCTCCATCTGCCACGCCTTCACGCGGCCGGAGAGGAACCTCTCGACCGTGATCCGCTGA
- a CDS encoding replication-associated recombination protein A has protein sequence MDLFDRAAERDESGKPLAERMRPRRLEDFVGQEHVLGRDTGLRRAIEADQVPSLIVWGPPGTGKTTLARIVAKRTGAEFVPFSAVLGGVKEIREIVAAARDRRRMHRKRTILFVDEIHRFTKAQQDAFLPHVEDGTITLIGATTENPSFEVNAALLSRCRVVTLRALTEEEVAALLDRAAAAPEGLAGAVSLEPEARAAIARYAYGDARRALNALEVAAAAVRLAGRAAVTRADAEEALQQRTVLYDKAGEEHYNVVSAFIKSMRGSDPDAAVYYLVRMLEGGEEPRFVLRRMVIFASEDVGNADPQALQVAVAALQAVELVGLPEGVLPMSQAAVYLALAPKSNAALTAYGAARRLVRERGPLPVPLKLRNASTKLMEGLGYGGGYRYPHNFEGHYVAEQYLPDALRAERIVTLSDNGLEKTLAARLRALRGEPEPEPEPDEA, from the coding sequence ATGGACCTCTTCGATCGCGCTGCCGAGCGGGACGAGAGCGGAAAGCCGCTCGCCGAGCGGATGCGCCCCCGCCGCCTGGAGGACTTCGTCGGGCAGGAGCACGTGCTCGGCAGGGACACGGGCCTGCGCCGCGCCATCGAGGCCGACCAGGTGCCGTCGCTCATCGTCTGGGGCCCGCCGGGGACGGGGAAGACCACCCTCGCCCGCATCGTCGCGAAGCGGACCGGCGCGGAGTTCGTGCCCTTCAGCGCCGTGCTCGGGGGCGTGAAGGAGATCCGCGAGATCGTCGCCGCGGCGCGGGACCGCCGCCGCATGCACCGCAAGCGCACCATCCTCTTCGTGGACGAGATCCACCGCTTCACGAAGGCCCAGCAGGACGCGTTCCTCCCCCACGTCGAGGACGGAACGATCACCCTCATCGGCGCGACCACCGAGAACCCTTCCTTCGAGGTGAACGCCGCGCTCCTGTCGCGCTGCCGGGTGGTCACGCTGCGGGCGCTCACCGAGGAGGAGGTGGCGGCGCTGCTCGACCGCGCCGCGGCCGCGCCCGAGGGGCTGGCGGGCGCCGTGTCCCTCGAGCCGGAGGCGCGCGCGGCGATCGCGCGCTACGCCTACGGCGACGCGCGGCGCGCGCTGAACGCGCTCGAGGTGGCGGCGGCCGCGGTGCGGCTCGCCGGGCGCGCCGCGGTGACGCGCGCGGACGCGGAGGAGGCGCTGCAGCAGCGCACCGTCCTCTACGACAAGGCGGGCGAGGAGCACTACAACGTGGTCTCCGCGTTCATCAAGTCGATGCGCGGATCGGATCCGGACGCGGCCGTCTACTACCTGGTGCGGATGCTGGAGGGCGGGGAGGAGCCGCGCTTCGTCCTGCGCCGGATGGTGATCTTCGCCTCCGAGGACGTGGGCAACGCGGACCCGCAGGCGCTCCAGGTGGCCGTGGCGGCGCTGCAGGCGGTGGAGCTCGTGGGCTTGCCGGAGGGCGTCCTGCCCATGAGCCAGGCCGCCGTGTACCTCGCCCTCGCCCCCAAGTCGAACGCCGCCCTGACCGCCTACGGCGCCGCTCGCCGCCTCGTGCGCGAGCGAGGCCCGCTGCCGGTGCCGCTGAAGCTCCGCAACGCGTCCACGAAGCTCATGGAGGGGCTCGGCTACGGCGGCGGCTACCGCTACCCGCACAACTTCGAGGGGCACTACGTGGCCGAGCAGTACCTGCCCGACGCGCTGCGCGCGGAGCGGATCGTGACCCTCTCGGACAACGGGCTCGAGAAGACGCTGGCGGCGCGGCTGCGGGCGTTGCGCGGCGAGCCGGAGCCGGAGCCGGAGCCGGACGAGGCGTGA